Proteins encoded together in one Lysinibacillus sp. FSL K6-0232 window:
- a CDS encoding glutaredoxin family protein produces MLVKFFSRANCPLCVDGLRTLKLVQEDIPFDIEIIDIEADDHIHEKYMLMIPVVEKGGQIIQYGNLDYATLMEHFSER; encoded by the coding sequence ATGCTGGTGAAGTTTTTTAGTCGGGCAAATTGTCCGCTATGTGTAGACGGTTTACGCACATTAAAGCTTGTACAGGAGGATATACCATTCGATATTGAGATCATTGATATTGAAGCAGATGATCATATACATGAAAAATATATGCTGATGATTCCTGTAGTTGAAAAGGGTGGTCAAATTATTCAGTATGGCAACTTAGATTATGCTACATTAATGGAACATTTCAGTGAAAGATAA